From a single Alloactinosynnema sp. L-07 genomic region:
- the pyk gene encoding pyruvate kinase, with protein MSRRAKIVCTMGPATSTPEKLRELVAAGMDVARMNFSHGHHSDHKEIYDLIRAASDEAGRAVGVLADLQGPKIRLGTFASGPVQWNTGDVVRITVEDVAGTHDRVSTTYKGLAKDAKVGDKLLVDDGKVGLVVTAVEGQDVVCEVFEGGQVSNNKGLSLPGMDVSVPAMSEKDIEDLEFALHLGVDFIALSFVRSPADIDLVHQVMDRVGRGRLPVIAKLEKPEAVDNLEAIVLAFDGVMVARGDLGVELPLEYVPVVQKRAIQIARENAKPVIVATQMLDSMINNSRPTRAEASDVANAVLDGADALMLSGETSVGRYPIESVATMVRIIEAVETETTPDAVPPLSHVPRTKRGVISYAARDIGERLNAKALVAFTQSGDTVKRLARLHTKLPLLAFTPEPSVRSQLALVWGTETFLVPRVDSTDEMMRQVDISMLSIGRYQPGDLVVIVAGSPPGTVGSTNLIRVHRLGEEDHA; from the coding sequence GTGAGCCGACGCGCGAAGATCGTTTGTACGATGGGCCCCGCCACCTCCACTCCGGAGAAGCTGCGGGAGCTGGTGGCCGCGGGTATGGACGTGGCGAGGATGAACTTCAGCCACGGCCACCACAGCGACCACAAAGAGATCTACGACCTCATCCGGGCCGCCAGTGACGAGGCCGGGCGCGCGGTCGGCGTGCTCGCCGACCTGCAGGGCCCCAAGATCCGGCTCGGCACGTTCGCGAGCGGCCCGGTCCAGTGGAACACCGGCGACGTCGTGCGGATCACCGTCGAGGACGTCGCGGGCACCCACGACCGGGTCTCCACCACCTACAAAGGACTCGCCAAGGACGCCAAGGTCGGCGACAAGCTGCTCGTCGACGACGGCAAGGTCGGCCTCGTGGTCACCGCCGTCGAGGGCCAGGACGTGGTCTGCGAGGTGTTCGAGGGCGGCCAGGTCAGCAACAACAAGGGCCTGTCGCTGCCCGGCATGGACGTCTCGGTCCCCGCGATGTCCGAGAAGGACATCGAGGATCTGGAGTTCGCGCTACACCTCGGCGTCGACTTCATCGCGCTGTCGTTCGTCCGCTCGCCCGCCGATATCGACCTGGTCCACCAGGTGATGGACCGCGTCGGCCGCGGCCGCCTGCCGGTCATCGCCAAGCTGGAGAAGCCCGAGGCGGTCGACAACCTCGAAGCGATCGTCCTCGCCTTCGACGGCGTCATGGTCGCCCGCGGCGACCTGGGCGTCGAGCTGCCGCTGGAGTACGTCCCGGTGGTGCAGAAGCGCGCGATCCAGATCGCCCGCGAGAACGCCAAGCCGGTCATCGTGGCCACGCAGATGCTCGACTCGATGATCAACAACTCCCGGCCGACCCGCGCCGAGGCCTCCGACGTGGCCAACGCCGTCCTCGACGGCGCCGACGCGCTGATGCTCTCCGGCGAGACCAGCGTCGGCCGCTACCCGATCGAGTCGGTGGCCACCATGGTCCGCATCATCGAGGCCGTCGAGACCGAGACGACCCCCGACGCCGTCCCGCCGCTCTCACACGTGCCCCGCACCAAGCGCGGCGTGATCTCCTACGCCGCCCGCGACATCGGCGAGCGCCTCAACGCCAAGGCCCTGGTCGCCTTCACCCAGTCCGGCGACACGGTCAAGCGGCTCGCGCGGCTGCACACGAAGCTGCCGCTGCTCGCGTTCACCCCGGAGCCGAGCGTGCGCAGCCAGCTCGCGCTGGTCTGGGGCACCGAGACCTTCCTGGTGCCCAGAGTGGACTCCACCGACGAGATGATGCGCCAGGTCGACATCTCGATGCTGTCGATCGGCCGCTACCAGCCCGGTGACCTTGTGGTCATCGTCGCTGGTTCCCCGCCGGGAACGGTCGGCTCGACTAACCTCATCCGAGTGCACCGGCTGGGCGAAGAGGACCACGCCTGA